One window of Acanthochromis polyacanthus isolate Apoly-LR-REF ecotype Palm Island chromosome 19, KAUST_Apoly_ChrSc, whole genome shotgun sequence genomic DNA carries:
- the metrn gene encoding meteorin yields the protein MPGFGVWINAIWILLFAIFDVSLSNYSEDQCSWRGSGLSQQQGSVEQISLHCSEGTLDWLYPKGALRLTLSPRLPSVAVGPSGSSSGLITACVKPSEQFHGAQLYLERDGVLELLVGDRLESSPPPRVRCFSRLPGERVALFLQATPHQDISRRIASFRYELRGDWTARLSLDSSPISSEDACRPCNNTEILMAVCTSDFVVRGNIRSVDEDENLRAAVIKVSATRVFRQKYALFTSNSRLSSRGEIRTLLQCGVKPGPGSFLFTGRVHFGEAWLGCAPRYKDFQRAYTIAKAAQQIPCELPVD from the exons ATGCCTGGCTTCGGAGTTTGGATTAACGCAATTTGGATTTtactttttgccatttttgacgTGTCTCTGTCCAACTATTCCGAAGATCAGTGCAGCTGGAGAGGAAG TGGTTTGTCCCAGCAGCAGGGCAGCGTGGAGCAGATCTCCCTCCACTGCTCCGAGGGCACCCTGGACTGGCTGTATCCCAAAGGAGCCCTGCGCCTCACCCTGTCGCCCCGGCTGCCCTCGGTGGCCGTGGGTCCCAGCGGTAGCAGCTCGGGCCTAATCACGGCCTGCGTCAAGCCCTCGGAGCAGTTCCACGGAGCCCAGCTCTACCTGGAGAGGGACGGCGTCCTGGAGCTGCTGGTGGGGGACCGGCTGGAGTCGTCCCCCCCGCCGAGGGTGCGCTGCTTCAGCCGGCTGCCTGGCGAGAGGGTGGCCCTGTTCCTGCAAGCGACGCCTCACCAGGACATCAGCAGGAGGATCGCAAGCTTCCGCTATGAGCTGAGAGGGGATTGGACGGCTCGGTTGTCTCTGGACTCCAGCCCAATCAGCAGTGAAG ATGCCTGCAGACCCTGCAACAACACCGAGATCCTGATGGCTGTTTGCACCAGCGACTTTG tGGTGCGAGGGAACATCCGCTCAGTGGATGAAGACGAGAACCTGCGGGCAGCAGTGATAAAGGTCAGCGCCACCCGAGTGTTTCGTCAGAAGTACGCCCTGTTCACCAGTAACAGTCGCCTGAGCAGCCGAGGCGAGATCAGGACTCTGCTCCAGTGTGGCGTCAAACCGGGACCCGGCAGCTTCCTCTTCACCGGCCGAGTCCACTTTGGCGAGGCCTGGCTGGGCTGCGCTCCCCGATATAAGGACTTCCAGAGGGCCTACACGATAGCCAAAGCAGCCCAGCAGATACCCTGTGAACTGCCCGTAGACTGA
- the ccdc78 gene encoding coiled-coil domain-containing protein 78 isoform X4, which produces MLVQSEEERLKISKELVEEKIQTNKMREQYEEETFELKNKILNQDGVITELQMQRDKLLQELQSAEARLKVTEKSGQDLTEDYATLKNSYLVLTEAHDKELAQSEELSAELLALARNQDALRRQLEEQQQSVKTTTQGLHGELDRVRALISRMSHNRVKPEDLAALDKEQKTMEKTLLGNQDEIKETLEKMKNSYEEQQKKLEEKVVAMSKEQQQNNRAMHVSQQKLSEQSAALVCSQSQMKEVEEENSKLQLQVKELHEEYRARLVCYLQDLADYIDGLKDSKSTSEHSKMRTFVDSMLQDVRSSYRAREEQLASAARSYKKRLQKITKTHHALLIAYRVQRAQILTSSETSLDPGPPEANFSLEPTELRDETEKELQQLRQDKARLEGQLQMAASKMPVQNSSRQEQPGQICEESWLDMKKQLREITDSTLVDFERERALLVTRATVAEAQVMELQDYVDDHLSRYKQEITHLHRLHGMEEAGHSQSAHSSHH; this is translated from the exons GCTGGTCCAGAGCGAAGAGGAAAGACTGAAG ATATCTAAGGAGCTTGTGGAAGAGAAAATTCAGACTAACAAGATGAGAGAGCAGTATGAAGAAGAGACAtttgagctgaaaaacaag ATACTGAACCAGGACGGCGTGATaactgagcttcaaatgcagcGAGACAAGTTGCTCCAGGAACTCCAGTCGGCTGAGGCTCGTCTGAAAGTGACAGAGAAGAGTGGTCAAGACCTGACAGAGGATTACGCCACACTGAAGAACAGCTACCTGGTTCTGACTGAGGCCCATGATAAAGAGCTGGCCCAGAGTGAAGAGTTGAGTGCAGAGCTGCTGGCCCTGGCTCGGAACCAGGACGCCCTCCGCAGGcagctggaggagcagcagcagagtgtaAAGACCACCACCCAGGGCCTTCATGGGGAGCTGGACAGGGTGCGAGCTTTAATCAGCCGTATGTCACATAACAGAGTCAAG CCTGAAGATCTAGCAGCACTGGACAAGGAGCAAAAAACTATGGAAAAAACT CTGCTTGGAAACCAAGATGAGATCAAAGAGACGCTGGAGAAAATGAAGAACAGCTACgaggagcagcagaagaaaCTGGAGGAGAAAGT GGTGGCAATGAgtaaagagcagcagcagaacaacagaGCGATGCATGTTAGTCAGCAGAAACTGTCGGAGCAGAGTGCG GCCCTGGTGTGCTCTCAGAGCCAAATGAAGGAGGTCGAAGAAGAGAACtcaaagctgcagctgcaggtCAAAGAGCTGCATGAGGAATATCGTGCAAGGCTGGTGTGTTATTTACAGGATTTAGCT GACTACATTGATGGACTTAAAGACAGTAAAAGCACCTCTGAACACAGTAAGATGAGGACATTTGTGGACAGCATGTTGCAGGATGTCCGTTCGTCCTACCGGGCCAGAGAGGAGCAGCTCGCCTCCGCTGCTCGCTCCTATAAGAAGAGGCTGCAGAAGATCACCAAAACTCATCACGCGCTTCTTATTGCATACAG GGTTCAGAGGGCTCAGATTTTGACAAGCTCAGAGACTAGTCTGGACCCTGGACCTCCAGAAGCCAACTTCAGCCTGGAGCCCACTGAGCTGAGAGATGAAACTGAGAAGGAGCTCCAGCAGCTTCGCCAGGACAAGGCGAGGCTGGAAGGTCAGCTGCAG atgGCTGCTTCGAAAATGCCTGTGCAAAATTCCAGCCGTCAGGA GCAACCGGGACAGATATGTGAAGAATCCTGGCTGGACATGAAGAAACAGCTGAGGGAAATCACCGACTCTACGCTG GTGGACTTTGAGAGGGAGCGTGCTCTTCTGGTCACCAGGGCAACAGTTGCAGAGGCACAAGTGATGGAGTTGCAGGATTATGTTGACGACCACCTGAGCAG GTATAAACAGGAGATCACACACCTCCACAGACTGCATGGGATGGAGGAGGCTGGGCACTCCCAAAGTGCTCATTCATCTCATCATTGA
- the ccdc78 gene encoding coiled-coil domain-containing protein 78 isoform X2: MKMDAQHQQPTLNQLQDRVQALTQENLHLRDNNERLFTKVGYLESRLGHLASSNTDLSCRLVQSEEERLKISKELVEEKIQTNKMREQYEEETFELKNKILNQDGVITELQMQRDKLLQELQSAEARLKVTEKSGQDLTEDYATLKNSYLVLTEAHDKELAQSEELSAELLALARNQDALRRQLEEQQQSVKTTTQGLHGELDRVRALISRMSHNRVKPEDLAALDKEQKTMEKTLLGNQDEIKETLEKMKNSYEEQQKKLEEKVVAMSKEQQQNNRAMHVSQQKLSEQSASQMKEVEEENSKLQLQVKELHEEYRARLVCYLQDLADYIDGLKDSKSTSEHSKMRTFVDSMLQDVRSSYRAREEQLASAARSYKKRLQKITKTHHALLIAYRVQRAQILTSSETSLDPGPPEANFSLEPTELRDETEKELQQLRQDKARLEGQLQMAASKMPVQNSSRQEQPGQICEESWLDMKKQLREITDSTLVDFERERALLVTRATVAEAQVMELQDYVDDHLSRYKQEITHLHRLHGMEEAGHSQSAHSSHH, translated from the exons TTGCATTTGCGTGATAACAATGAGCGTCTTTTTACCAAAGTGGGCTACCTAGAGAGCAGACTGGGCCACCTGGCCAGCTCTAACACAGACCTGTCCTGCAGGCTGGTCCAGAGCGAAGAGGAAAGACTGAAG ATATCTAAGGAGCTTGTGGAAGAGAAAATTCAGACTAACAAGATGAGAGAGCAGTATGAAGAAGAGACAtttgagctgaaaaacaag ATACTGAACCAGGACGGCGTGATaactgagcttcaaatgcagcGAGACAAGTTGCTCCAGGAACTCCAGTCGGCTGAGGCTCGTCTGAAAGTGACAGAGAAGAGTGGTCAAGACCTGACAGAGGATTACGCCACACTGAAGAACAGCTACCTGGTTCTGACTGAGGCCCATGATAAAGAGCTGGCCCAGAGTGAAGAGTTGAGTGCAGAGCTGCTGGCCCTGGCTCGGAACCAGGACGCCCTCCGCAGGcagctggaggagcagcagcagagtgtaAAGACCACCACCCAGGGCCTTCATGGGGAGCTGGACAGGGTGCGAGCTTTAATCAGCCGTATGTCACATAACAGAGTCAAG CCTGAAGATCTAGCAGCACTGGACAAGGAGCAAAAAACTATGGAAAAAACT CTGCTTGGAAACCAAGATGAGATCAAAGAGACGCTGGAGAAAATGAAGAACAGCTACgaggagcagcagaagaaaCTGGAGGAGAAAGT GGTGGCAATGAgtaaagagcagcagcagaacaacagaGCGATGCATGTTAGTCAGCAGAAACTGTCGGAGCAGAGTGCG AGCCAAATGAAGGAGGTCGAAGAAGAGAACtcaaagctgcagctgcaggtCAAAGAGCTGCATGAGGAATATCGTGCAAGGCTGGTGTGTTATTTACAGGATTTAGCT GACTACATTGATGGACTTAAAGACAGTAAAAGCACCTCTGAACACAGTAAGATGAGGACATTTGTGGACAGCATGTTGCAGGATGTCCGTTCGTCCTACCGGGCCAGAGAGGAGCAGCTCGCCTCCGCTGCTCGCTCCTATAAGAAGAGGCTGCAGAAGATCACCAAAACTCATCACGCGCTTCTTATTGCATACAG GGTTCAGAGGGCTCAGATTTTGACAAGCTCAGAGACTAGTCTGGACCCTGGACCTCCAGAAGCCAACTTCAGCCTGGAGCCCACTGAGCTGAGAGATGAAACTGAGAAGGAGCTCCAGCAGCTTCGCCAGGACAAGGCGAGGCTGGAAGGTCAGCTGCAG atgGCTGCTTCGAAAATGCCTGTGCAAAATTCCAGCCGTCAGGA GCAACCGGGACAGATATGTGAAGAATCCTGGCTGGACATGAAGAAACAGCTGAGGGAAATCACCGACTCTACGCTG GTGGACTTTGAGAGGGAGCGTGCTCTTCTGGTCACCAGGGCAACAGTTGCAGAGGCACAAGTGATGGAGTTGCAGGATTATGTTGACGACCACCTGAGCAG GTATAAACAGGAGATCACACACCTCCACAGACTGCATGGGATGGAGGAGGCTGGGCACTCCCAAAGTGCTCATTCATCTCATCATTGA
- the ccdc78 gene encoding coiled-coil domain-containing protein 78 isoform X1, which yields MKMDAQHQQPTLNQLQDRVQALTQENLHLRDNNERLFTKVGYLESRLGHLASSNTDLSCRLVQSEEERLKISKELVEEKIQTNKMREQYEEETFELKNKILNQDGVITELQMQRDKLLQELQSAEARLKVTEKSGQDLTEDYATLKNSYLVLTEAHDKELAQSEELSAELLALARNQDALRRQLEEQQQSVKTTTQGLHGELDRVRALISRMSHNRVKPEDLAALDKEQKTMEKTLLGNQDEIKETLEKMKNSYEEQQKKLEEKVVAMSKEQQQNNRAMHVSQQKLSEQSAALVCSQSQMKEVEEENSKLQLQVKELHEEYRARLVCYLQDLADYIDGLKDSKSTSEHSKMRTFVDSMLQDVRSSYRAREEQLASAARSYKKRLQKITKTHHALLIAYRVQRAQILTSSETSLDPGPPEANFSLEPTELRDETEKELQQLRQDKARLEGQLQMAASKMPVQNSSRQEQPGQICEESWLDMKKQLREITDSTLVDFERERALLVTRATVAEAQVMELQDYVDDHLSRYKQEITHLHRLHGMEEAGHSQSAHSSHH from the exons TTGCATTTGCGTGATAACAATGAGCGTCTTTTTACCAAAGTGGGCTACCTAGAGAGCAGACTGGGCCACCTGGCCAGCTCTAACACAGACCTGTCCTGCAGGCTGGTCCAGAGCGAAGAGGAAAGACTGAAG ATATCTAAGGAGCTTGTGGAAGAGAAAATTCAGACTAACAAGATGAGAGAGCAGTATGAAGAAGAGACAtttgagctgaaaaacaag ATACTGAACCAGGACGGCGTGATaactgagcttcaaatgcagcGAGACAAGTTGCTCCAGGAACTCCAGTCGGCTGAGGCTCGTCTGAAAGTGACAGAGAAGAGTGGTCAAGACCTGACAGAGGATTACGCCACACTGAAGAACAGCTACCTGGTTCTGACTGAGGCCCATGATAAAGAGCTGGCCCAGAGTGAAGAGTTGAGTGCAGAGCTGCTGGCCCTGGCTCGGAACCAGGACGCCCTCCGCAGGcagctggaggagcagcagcagagtgtaAAGACCACCACCCAGGGCCTTCATGGGGAGCTGGACAGGGTGCGAGCTTTAATCAGCCGTATGTCACATAACAGAGTCAAG CCTGAAGATCTAGCAGCACTGGACAAGGAGCAAAAAACTATGGAAAAAACT CTGCTTGGAAACCAAGATGAGATCAAAGAGACGCTGGAGAAAATGAAGAACAGCTACgaggagcagcagaagaaaCTGGAGGAGAAAGT GGTGGCAATGAgtaaagagcagcagcagaacaacagaGCGATGCATGTTAGTCAGCAGAAACTGTCGGAGCAGAGTGCG GCCCTGGTGTGCTCTCAGAGCCAAATGAAGGAGGTCGAAGAAGAGAACtcaaagctgcagctgcaggtCAAAGAGCTGCATGAGGAATATCGTGCAAGGCTGGTGTGTTATTTACAGGATTTAGCT GACTACATTGATGGACTTAAAGACAGTAAAAGCACCTCTGAACACAGTAAGATGAGGACATTTGTGGACAGCATGTTGCAGGATGTCCGTTCGTCCTACCGGGCCAGAGAGGAGCAGCTCGCCTCCGCTGCTCGCTCCTATAAGAAGAGGCTGCAGAAGATCACCAAAACTCATCACGCGCTTCTTATTGCATACAG GGTTCAGAGGGCTCAGATTTTGACAAGCTCAGAGACTAGTCTGGACCCTGGACCTCCAGAAGCCAACTTCAGCCTGGAGCCCACTGAGCTGAGAGATGAAACTGAGAAGGAGCTCCAGCAGCTTCGCCAGGACAAGGCGAGGCTGGAAGGTCAGCTGCAG atgGCTGCTTCGAAAATGCCTGTGCAAAATTCCAGCCGTCAGGA GCAACCGGGACAGATATGTGAAGAATCCTGGCTGGACATGAAGAAACAGCTGAGGGAAATCACCGACTCTACGCTG GTGGACTTTGAGAGGGAGCGTGCTCTTCTGGTCACCAGGGCAACAGTTGCAGAGGCACAAGTGATGGAGTTGCAGGATTATGTTGACGACCACCTGAGCAG GTATAAACAGGAGATCACACACCTCCACAGACTGCATGGGATGGAGGAGGCTGGGCACTCCCAAAGTGCTCATTCATCTCATCATTGA
- the ccdc78 gene encoding coiled-coil domain-containing protein 78 isoform X3, whose protein sequence is MKMDAQHQQPTLNQLQDRVQALTQENLHLRDNNERLFTKVGYLESRLGHLASSNTDLSCRLVQSEEERLKISKELVEEKIQTNKMREQYEEETFELKNKILNQDGVITELQMQRDKLLQELQSAEARLKVTEKSGQDLTEDYATLKNSYLVLTEAHDKELAQSEELSAELLALARNQDALRRQLEEQQQSVKTTTQGLHGELDRVRALISRMSHNRVKPEDLAALDKEQKTMEKTLLGNQDEIKETLEKMKNSYEEQQKKLEEKVVAMSKEQQQNNRAMHVSQQKLSEQSAALVCSQSQMKEVEEENSKLQLQVKELHEEYRARLDYIDGLKDSKSTSEHSKMRTFVDSMLQDVRSSYRAREEQLASAARSYKKRLQKITKTHHALLIAYRVQRAQILTSSETSLDPGPPEANFSLEPTELRDETEKELQQLRQDKARLEGQLQMAASKMPVQNSSRQEQPGQICEESWLDMKKQLREITDSTLVDFERERALLVTRATVAEAQVMELQDYVDDHLSRYKQEITHLHRLHGMEEAGHSQSAHSSHH, encoded by the exons TTGCATTTGCGTGATAACAATGAGCGTCTTTTTACCAAAGTGGGCTACCTAGAGAGCAGACTGGGCCACCTGGCCAGCTCTAACACAGACCTGTCCTGCAGGCTGGTCCAGAGCGAAGAGGAAAGACTGAAG ATATCTAAGGAGCTTGTGGAAGAGAAAATTCAGACTAACAAGATGAGAGAGCAGTATGAAGAAGAGACAtttgagctgaaaaacaag ATACTGAACCAGGACGGCGTGATaactgagcttcaaatgcagcGAGACAAGTTGCTCCAGGAACTCCAGTCGGCTGAGGCTCGTCTGAAAGTGACAGAGAAGAGTGGTCAAGACCTGACAGAGGATTACGCCACACTGAAGAACAGCTACCTGGTTCTGACTGAGGCCCATGATAAAGAGCTGGCCCAGAGTGAAGAGTTGAGTGCAGAGCTGCTGGCCCTGGCTCGGAACCAGGACGCCCTCCGCAGGcagctggaggagcagcagcagagtgtaAAGACCACCACCCAGGGCCTTCATGGGGAGCTGGACAGGGTGCGAGCTTTAATCAGCCGTATGTCACATAACAGAGTCAAG CCTGAAGATCTAGCAGCACTGGACAAGGAGCAAAAAACTATGGAAAAAACT CTGCTTGGAAACCAAGATGAGATCAAAGAGACGCTGGAGAAAATGAAGAACAGCTACgaggagcagcagaagaaaCTGGAGGAGAAAGT GGTGGCAATGAgtaaagagcagcagcagaacaacagaGCGATGCATGTTAGTCAGCAGAAACTGTCGGAGCAGAGTGCG GCCCTGGTGTGCTCTCAGAGCCAAATGAAGGAGGTCGAAGAAGAGAACtcaaagctgcagctgcaggtCAAAGAGCTGCATGAGGAATATCGTGCAAGGCTG GACTACATTGATGGACTTAAAGACAGTAAAAGCACCTCTGAACACAGTAAGATGAGGACATTTGTGGACAGCATGTTGCAGGATGTCCGTTCGTCCTACCGGGCCAGAGAGGAGCAGCTCGCCTCCGCTGCTCGCTCCTATAAGAAGAGGCTGCAGAAGATCACCAAAACTCATCACGCGCTTCTTATTGCATACAG GGTTCAGAGGGCTCAGATTTTGACAAGCTCAGAGACTAGTCTGGACCCTGGACCTCCAGAAGCCAACTTCAGCCTGGAGCCCACTGAGCTGAGAGATGAAACTGAGAAGGAGCTCCAGCAGCTTCGCCAGGACAAGGCGAGGCTGGAAGGTCAGCTGCAG atgGCTGCTTCGAAAATGCCTGTGCAAAATTCCAGCCGTCAGGA GCAACCGGGACAGATATGTGAAGAATCCTGGCTGGACATGAAGAAACAGCTGAGGGAAATCACCGACTCTACGCTG GTGGACTTTGAGAGGGAGCGTGCTCTTCTGGTCACCAGGGCAACAGTTGCAGAGGCACAAGTGATGGAGTTGCAGGATTATGTTGACGACCACCTGAGCAG GTATAAACAGGAGATCACACACCTCCACAGACTGCATGGGATGGAGGAGGCTGGGCACTCCCAAAGTGCTCATTCATCTCATCATTGA